CCGAGCCCGAGCCGCCGCGCCGGCCCGCGGCGGAGCCGGTACAGCGCCCTCGGCCGGTGACGGCCGACGCGCCCCCGGCTCCCGCGGCGCAGACCGTCGAGTCCGTACGCCGGGTGCTGGCCGACGGCGGTGCGCCCGAGGCCCTCGTCCCGCAGGTCGCCGCCGCGCTCGGCGAGGGCGCCGCCGACCAACTGCGCGAGGACCCCTGGCAGTTGCTGCGGGTCGCCGGGGTGCGGCCCGAGCAGGCCGACGGGTTCGCGCGAGCGCTGCTCGGCGCGGAGTGCGGCCCGGACGACGAGCGGCGGGGCCGGGCGGTGACCGTCTGGCTGCTGGAGCAGGCGGCCGTGGCCGGTCACACGGCTCTCGAACTGCCCACGCTCACGACGGCGTTGGGCAAGCAGGGCGTGCCGGATGCCGACGCGGCCGTCCAGAGCACCCTCACGGAGGCCGAGGCGCTGGTCTTCCAGGACGCCCTCGACCCGCGGGCCCCGGAGCCGGAGGAGGGCGAGGAGCGCCCGGTCCGCGTCCTGGTCGGCCTGGAGCGGTACGCGATGGCGGAGGAGAGCCTCGCCGACGGACTGGCCCGGCTGATCAACTCCGTACCGAAGCAGGACGGTTCCGCCGAGGACTGGGAGCGCGCCGCCGACGCGGCCCAGGGCTCCGCCGGCGAACTGATCCGCGCGGTCGCGGGCCACGGACTGGTCCTCCACACCGGCGGCGAGGCGTCCCTTGCCGAACCCGCCGCTCTGCTCCACGCGGCCCGTGAACTCGGCCTGCGCGCCTGGGCGACAGGCCACGGCCCGCTGGGACGGAACCGCTTCGCGGCTTTGGCCTCCGACGACACCGCCACCACCGTCACCGGCCTCCTCTCCGGGACCGAAGGCCCCGGCCGCGATGCCGACGGCGCACTCGATCTCGACCTCCTCGTGGTGCTCGACGCGCCGCAGCTCGACGTGGAGAGCGCGGCGCTGCTGACGGAGTCGCTGCCGGACGGGGCGCGGCTGGTGCTGGCCGGGGACCCGGCGGTGCTGTGGTCGGCGGGTCCGGGGCGGGTGTTCGGCGATCTGCTGGCCGCGCGCGTCTGCCCCCAGATCGCCTCCCGGCGGCCCGACCCCGGCCCGCTCGGCGAGCTGGTCTCCGGTATCGGCATCGGCGAGCTGAACCAGGTCGAGGCCCCCGGCAAGGAGGTCGTGATCGTGCCGGCGCGGGACGCGGGCGAGGCCGTGCACCGCACCGTGCAGCTGGTCGCCGACTCGGTGCCGCGGGCGATCGGCGTTCCGCCCGAGGCGACCCAGGTGATCACGCCGGGCCATGGCGGCGCGGCCGGCACCCGCGTCCTCAACGCGGCCCTCAAGGAGCGGCTCAACCCCGGCCCCGGCCGCTTCGGCGGCTTCGACCCCGGCGATCGCATCGCCTACTCCCCCACGCCGGGCCGCACCGTGCCGGGCCACGTGGTGAAGGCCGACGCGGAGGGACTCCACCTCACCTGCGCCGGCGAGCCCGTCGTCGTACCGAAGGAGCGCGTCGAGGACTCCGTACGCCACGGCTGGGCCCTCACCGCCCACCAGGCGGCCGGCGGCCGCTGGCCTGCGGTCGTCGTGGTCCTCCCGGGAGACGCGACCCAGGCCCTGACCCGACCATGGGTCTACACAGCGTTCGGCCGAGCCGAGCGCCACCTCTCCGTCGTCCAGGGCGCGGACCAGGCCCTCCCCAGGGCAGTCGCGGAAATCCCGTCCAAGCCCCGCACCACCCGCCTCCCCGTGCTGCTCGCCCCGCAGGTGCCGATCTCCGGCTGATTCGCCGGCTCTTCGGAACCTGCGGCGAGATCACCCACCCAGGGGCGCGGGGAACTGCGCGACCAGCCCCCACCGACCCGCAGTCGCCCACCGGCCGCAAGACACACGGCGCGACCGCACCGACCACACCCCGCACACGCGAGACGGCGGCGGCCACGGAATCCCTCCGTGCCCGCCGCCGCCCAAGCCCAGCGCAGCTCAGCGCTACGCGTGGCGCTCCAGATCCTCGTCCTCGTCCAGCTCCGCGTCGAGATCGTCCAGCTCGTCCTCGCCGTCATCGATGGCGTCATCGATCTCGCCGTCATCGATCTCGTCGTCGAACACCGCGCTGACGTCGAACCGGCACACCACCCGCTGCGCGTCGATCTGCTCGAACGGCCCCGCCAGCCACTCACCGGGATCCGCCTGCTCGTCCGCCGCGGTCACCCACAGCGTGGAGTCGCCCTCCTCCAGGCCGAACTCCTTGTGCCGGGAGGCGATCTCGTCCGGTTCGAACTCCCCGAACAGGATGCCCAACGCTCCGTGCACCGTGCCGGAGGTCTCCGCAC
Above is a window of Streptomyces sp. NBC_00490 DNA encoding:
- a CDS encoding helix-hairpin-helix domain-containing protein; protein product: MSTEPEPTEETEPQSPGTAKDAVADDAEAVPGDEAETPEGAEGDSDEAAGEASASDGEQGEAAAKLSEAEAELAAQKLERERIARRKAEKQGPVEAGTKLSGKAADLLAAVRAVESGDRPAATVFAEPEPPRRPAAEPVQRPRPVTADAPPAPAAQTVESVRRVLADGGAPEALVPQVAAALGEGAADQLREDPWQLLRVAGVRPEQADGFARALLGAECGPDDERRGRAVTVWLLEQAAVAGHTALELPTLTTALGKQGVPDADAAVQSTLTEAEALVFQDALDPRAPEPEEGEERPVRVLVGLERYAMAEESLADGLARLINSVPKQDGSAEDWERAADAAQGSAGELIRAVAGHGLVLHTGGEASLAEPAALLHAARELGLRAWATGHGPLGRNRFAALASDDTATTVTGLLSGTEGPGRDADGALDLDLLVVLDAPQLDVESAALLTESLPDGARLVLAGDPAVLWSAGPGRVFGDLLAARVCPQIASRRPDPGPLGELVSGIGIGELNQVEAPGKEVVIVPARDAGEAVHRTVQLVADSVPRAIGVPPEATQVITPGHGGAAGTRVLNAALKERLNPGPGRFGGFDPGDRIAYSPTPGRTVPGHVVKADAEGLHLTCAGEPVVVPKERVEDSVRHGWALTAHQAAGGRWPAVVVVLPGDATQALTRPWVYTAFGRAERHLSVVQGADQALPRAVAEIPSKPRTTRLPVLLAPQVPISG